Proteins from a genomic interval of Lysobacter arenosi:
- a CDS encoding helix-turn-helix transcriptional regulator produces MSDLTARALLDSGTVTVKDVLCRGSCRHRSAEECSATTHLVFPYRGLYLRHVGNDQSVADANHVLFFNAGEAYQVSHPVEGGDACLVLTTSPELLRELSPATLLRRHDTTGFRMQALRIDARAQVLVALLRHSLHHGVIEPLEAESLALTLICRSLGPRTAHATTATQGRQRLVDRVKVLLASDLGRRWSLAEIADQIGGSPVYLTQAFQQVEGLPLYRYHLRLRLARALDRVADCEDMSALAMDLGFSSHSHFAAAFKQAYGRTPTEFRASVLAKSA; encoded by the coding sequence ATGTCGGATCTGACCGCACGCGCATTGCTCGACTCCGGCACCGTCACGGTGAAGGACGTGCTGTGCCGGGGCAGCTGCCGCCACCGCAGTGCCGAGGAGTGCTCGGCAACGACGCACCTGGTGTTCCCGTACCGCGGACTGTATTTGCGGCACGTCGGCAATGACCAGTCGGTGGCCGACGCCAACCACGTGCTGTTCTTCAACGCCGGCGAGGCCTATCAGGTCAGCCATCCCGTGGAGGGAGGCGATGCCTGCCTGGTGCTGACGACATCGCCGGAGCTGCTGCGGGAGTTGTCTCCGGCCACGCTGCTGCGGCGACATGACACTACGGGCTTCCGTATGCAGGCGCTGCGGATCGACGCGCGGGCACAGGTGCTGGTAGCGCTGCTGCGGCACAGCCTGCATCACGGCGTCATCGAGCCGCTGGAAGCCGAAAGCCTGGCGCTGACACTGATCTGCCGCAGCCTGGGGCCGCGAACCGCGCATGCGACCACGGCGACGCAGGGACGGCAACGGCTGGTGGACCGGGTGAAGGTGCTGTTGGCCAGTGATCTTGGCCGGCGCTGGAGCCTTGCGGAAATCGCGGATCAGATCGGCGGCTCGCCGGTGTATCTGACCCAGGCTTTCCAGCAGGTCGAAGGCCTGCCGTTGTATCGCTACCACCTGCGCCTGCGCCTGGCGCGCGCGCTCGACCGCGTCGCCGACTGCGAGGACATGTCGGCGCTGGCGATGGACCTGGGTTTCTCCAGCCACAGCCATTTTGCCGCTGCGTTCAAGCAGGCCTACGGCCGCACGCCGACCGAGTTCCGCGCCTCGGTGCTGGCCAAGAGCGCGTGA
- a CDS encoding Rieske (2Fe-2S) protein → MSPLLPLERLPDGTFAEVEAVIDGDAESLILYRDGDHVRAWLNICPHAGRRLDWAPGQFLKSKEGLLVCAAHGASFELRGGECVAGPCRGEALRSVTVSVRDGAVWLEGSA, encoded by the coding sequence ATGTCACCCCTGCTGCCACTGGAACGCTTGCCGGACGGGACTTTCGCCGAGGTCGAGGCGGTAATCGACGGCGATGCGGAATCGCTGATTCTGTACCGTGACGGCGATCACGTGCGTGCGTGGCTCAACATCTGCCCGCACGCGGGCCGTCGACTGGACTGGGCGCCAGGCCAGTTCCTCAAGAGCAAGGAAGGCTTGCTGGTCTGCGCCGCGCACGGCGCGAGCTTCGAACTGCGCGGCGGCGAGTGCGTGGCCGGGCCGTGCCGCGGCGAAGCGCTGCGCTCGGTGACCGTGTCGGTGCGCGACGGCGCGGTCTGGCTCGAGGGCAGCGCTTGA